One genomic window of Methanosarcina acetivorans C2A includes the following:
- a CDS encoding tubulin-like doman-containing protein — MTEAFKCPTDLTILGLGGCGKKLAREICSYDWLLHEYSKGMNRLRIFTMDTDASERFQDKKLETDIMEKVNKLNGTGNILFQSYFLPYLASVEHVADLTSSKVLASIKDSQSVTANTWWLHDPENGITFKDLKNIDPYLKDDFGGGVHRRRAISKAILYKVLNEGQSNGFPSFSSPGDVAMIVGIGGGSGSGMFIDLARYIKKGRDNKIYLFAVLPTTKEGVKEQLNAAISITELEYLNVLQEEGLFDHVIFTSLGPTEYANGQQELKEVRDFDSVFPQILLNFFYIEKGDLQVSDTRKFYSSFIFADSHIIEYPVEELRKLKKQYSQIVDELGEIVTARKAVNEEIEKLLSSFNISGESIPTEEVFEVMKKEYKNIEMVWTNNIAELLNYHSVVKIKDFIQYNVSDVQFDQIKTYNDLTSYISRVKYCTQGVEQYKIKDEIDKKLSTLIPSALETLENTASLFKRVSFVGTEECRSVMIDILKGKLEISSLVGSMKARNQEIQALDTKLKATEQKIGELDSLSSNVEDKIEQILNDIDSDLASYVQITKNIKALPTFEKELKNKSDDYINKLKSGKVKEKKKDNWYLSAGRKQLREEIDNYSSEIKLDFNSLNKFMDAVTDYYYYDYMLEEIEKFSVKTFLMGNKQALKSRYIQGKGKAEEYINLNKRDWGIVIAPPFEIIIPDNFLILGLMKKAVELIEQIYNPIYRDLNNDSLNIEKLKEICESGDRVIIRKSLREYLRDLYLNAAGYFKKKQELNKSKEDLEVELREKNLLLNMLENVDAAKNETFSIRRDYGQHYDIFHTLFENINQKRDVETTSGIYKSKLGSVNPKILSLVEEGSNMSNLDKDVDGTSELNKLINLAKSKYYNLFENRNLGVNSLTIPITETEKWNFDKAAVVVSSTSSYVRSELMKSTIEEDIIFKNMSLRSRNDSRCTAHEYTRPWEIVLTFFAASSFLDNIYPLVAGGGYWEIYAKNKENILHHVLKLQDGKYITRNALLSSKNAGRIAQNIDQKGLKEIKDLYEIKSLKGALGLENKQ; from the coding sequence ATGACGGAAGCTTTTAAGTGTCCCACAGACCTAACAATTTTGGGTCTTGGAGGATGTGGAAAAAAACTTGCTCGTGAAATATGCAGTTATGATTGGTTACTTCACGAATACTCCAAGGGTATGAACAGGCTTCGGATTTTCACTATGGATACGGATGCCAGTGAGCGTTTTCAGGATAAAAAATTGGAAACAGATATTATGGAGAAAGTAAATAAGTTGAATGGAACAGGAAACATCCTGTTTCAGTCCTACTTTCTACCATACCTTGCAAGTGTTGAACATGTAGCCGATTTAACCAGTTCTAAAGTTTTAGCAAGCATAAAAGATTCCCAATCTGTTACTGCAAATACGTGGTGGTTGCACGATCCCGAAAATGGAATTACTTTCAAGGATCTGAAAAATATTGATCCTTACCTCAAGGATGATTTCGGGGGTGGTGTTCATCGCAGAAGAGCTATTTCGAAAGCTATTCTATATAAAGTTTTGAATGAAGGGCAATCGAATGGGTTTCCGTCATTTTCATCTCCAGGAGATGTAGCCATGATAGTAGGGATAGGGGGAGGTAGTGGCTCTGGAATGTTCATAGACCTTGCAAGATATATAAAAAAAGGACGGGATAATAAAATCTATCTATTTGCAGTGCTTCCGACAACAAAAGAAGGAGTAAAAGAACAGCTTAATGCTGCCATTTCTATTACTGAGCTTGAATACTTAAATGTGCTTCAAGAGGAGGGACTTTTCGATCATGTAATTTTTACATCCCTGGGCCCTACGGAATATGCCAATGGGCAGCAGGAGTTAAAAGAAGTACGTGACTTTGATTCAGTCTTCCCGCAGATTCTTCTGAACTTCTTTTATATAGAGAAAGGTGATCTCCAAGTCAGTGATACCAGAAAATTCTATTCATCTTTTATTTTTGCCGATTCGCATATAATCGAATATCCCGTGGAAGAACTTAGGAAATTAAAGAAGCAGTACAGCCAGATTGTTGATGAATTGGGAGAGATCGTTACTGCCAGGAAAGCTGTAAATGAGGAAATAGAAAAACTCCTTAGTAGTTTTAATATCAGTGGAGAGTCCATTCCAACTGAGGAAGTATTTGAGGTCATGAAAAAGGAGTATAAAAACATTGAAATGGTATGGACAAACAACATCGCAGAACTGCTTAACTATCACAGTGTGGTAAAAATAAAGGACTTCATTCAATATAATGTTTCGGATGTTCAATTTGATCAGATCAAAACATATAATGACTTAACATCCTATATTTCACGAGTCAAGTATTGTACTCAAGGTGTCGAACAATATAAAATCAAAGATGAAATCGATAAAAAATTATCTACCTTGATTCCATCAGCTCTTGAGACTCTGGAAAATACTGCAAGTTTATTCAAACGGGTTTCATTTGTTGGGACTGAAGAGTGCAGGTCCGTAATGATTGATATCCTGAAGGGAAAACTGGAAATCTCTTCTCTTGTTGGATCGATGAAAGCCAGGAATCAGGAAATCCAAGCTCTGGACACGAAGCTAAAGGCGACTGAGCAGAAGATAGGTGAGTTGGATTCTCTATCCAGCAATGTTGAAGATAAAATTGAACAGATATTAAATGACATAGATAGTGACCTTGCATCCTATGTACAAATCACAAAGAATATCAAAGCCCTCCCGACTTTCGAAAAAGAATTGAAGAATAAATCAGATGACTATATAAATAAATTAAAAAGTGGAAAGGTTAAAGAGAAAAAGAAAGATAACTGGTATTTATCTGCTGGCAGAAAACAACTTAGGGAAGAAATTGATAATTATTCAAGTGAGATCAAACTTGATTTTAATAGCTTAAATAAGTTTATGGATGCAGTTACTGATTATTATTATTATGATTATATGCTCGAAGAAATTGAAAAGTTCAGCGTAAAAACGTTTTTAATGGGAAACAAACAGGCACTAAAAAGCAGGTATATTCAAGGAAAGGGAAAAGCAGAAGAATATATCAATTTAAATAAAAGGGATTGGGGAATTGTTATCGCTCCTCCCTTTGAAATAATTATACCTGATAATTTTTTGATTTTAGGACTCATGAAAAAGGCAGTTGAACTTATAGAACAAATCTATAACCCAATATACAGAGATCTAAATAATGACAGTCTTAACATTGAAAAACTGAAAGAAATATGCGAATCCGGTGACAGGGTAATAATTAGAAAGTCTTTGAGAGAATATCTAAGAGATCTTTACTTAAATGCTGCTGGTTACTTCAAAAAGAAGCAAGAGCTAAATAAATCCAAAGAAGATCTGGAAGTAGAACTCAGAGAAAAGAATCTTCTTTTAAATATGCTTGAAAATGTCGATGCCGCCAAGAACGAAACATTTTCAATCCGAAGAGATTACGGTCAGCATTATGATATATTCCACACACTATTTGAGAACATCAATCAAAAAAGAGATGTTGAGACGACAAGTGGAATATACAAATCCAAACTTGGAAGTGTCAACCCCAAGATATTGTCTCTTGTGGAAGAAGGGTCTAATATGAGTAACCTTGACAAGGACGTAGACGGGACATCAGAACTTAATAAACTCATAAACCTCGCAAAATCCAAATATTACAACTTGTTTGAAAATAGAAATCTTGGCGTAAATTCTTTAACGATTCCAATTACAGAGACCGAGAAGTGGAATTTTGATAAAGCTGCTGTAGTTGTATCATCTACTTCCAGCTATGTACGTTCTGAACTCATGAAAAGTACTATTGAGGAAGACATTATCTTTAAGAACATGTCTCTGAGAAGTCGCAACGATTCCCGTTGTACTGCTCATGAATATACAAGACCCTGGGAGATTGTTCTGACATTTTTTGCAGCATCAAGTTTTCTTGACAACATTTATCCACTGGTGGCCGGAGGAGGTTACTGGGAAATTTATGCAAAAAATAAGGAAAATATACTACATCATGTCCTGAAACTTCAGGATGGAAAATATATAACTCGAAACGCCCTCTTAAGCTCAAAAAACGCAGGAAGAATTGCACAAAATATAGATCAAAAGGGGCTTAAGGAAATCAAAGACCTTTATGAAATAAAGTCATTAAAGGGGGCTTTGGGGCTTGAAAATAAGCAATAA
- a CDS encoding homoserine O-acetyltransferase MetX, translating to MAVSSGNSSVNSSKKLFSGKKGQSIGIVRSMNYKIPGTFGLESGKTLSGVRVEYEMYGKMNADKSNVILICHALTGDAHAAGFHEGDKKPGWWEIVIGPNKAFDTEKYCVICSNILGGCKGSTGPSSIDPETGKHYGISFPVITVKDMVNAQKKLIEHLGVKQLFAVAGGSMGGMQVLQWTVSYPEMVRKAIAIATTASTTPQQIAFGAIGRKAITDDPKWNGGDYYGKEIPSQGLALARMIGHITYLSDASMQNKFGRLQQDTDKSGIKGTTGTEGKNSSEISSEISSISSEISSELSYDFTPNFQVESYLNYKGDNFTKRFDANSYLYITKAVDYFDLAKNGSLIEGFSGVTAKYLVISISSDWLYPPYQSQEIVSALTANGVDARYEEIRSQHGHDAFLLEEGQLSYLLRSFLSHILVSDVMNRNFYTVSRDETIEHSSKLMVKECVSHLPVISEDGKLEGIVTSWDITKAVACKINELDEIITRDVKYVYEDEKIEHASSIMEKHSISALPVIDSEHRIIGIVTSESISALFGKYD from the coding sequence ATGGCGGTTTCTTCCGGGAATTCTTCCGTGAACTCTTCCAAAAAACTTTTTTCGGGAAAAAAAGGCCAGAGCATCGGGATAGTCCGCTCGATGAACTATAAAATCCCGGGGACCTTCGGCCTTGAGAGCGGAAAAACCCTTTCCGGCGTCAGGGTAGAGTACGAAATGTACGGGAAGATGAATGCCGATAAGAGCAACGTCATCCTGATCTGCCACGCCCTTACAGGCGATGCCCATGCTGCCGGGTTTCATGAGGGTGACAAAAAACCGGGCTGGTGGGAGATCGTAATCGGCCCCAATAAGGCATTTGACACTGAAAAATACTGCGTCATCTGCTCAAACATCCTGGGAGGCTGTAAAGGCTCTACAGGTCCTTCTTCCATAGACCCCGAAACCGGAAAACACTACGGCATCTCCTTTCCCGTAATTACGGTCAAGGACATGGTAAATGCCCAGAAAAAACTGATAGAGCACCTCGGAGTAAAACAACTTTTTGCGGTTGCAGGCGGTTCCATGGGGGGAATGCAGGTACTCCAGTGGACGGTCAGCTACCCCGAAATGGTAAGAAAAGCAATTGCAATAGCGACCACAGCCTCCACAACTCCGCAGCAAATCGCATTCGGAGCAATCGGCAGGAAAGCCATAACCGATGACCCGAAATGGAACGGCGGAGACTATTACGGAAAAGAGATACCTTCCCAGGGGCTTGCCCTCGCCCGAATGATAGGACACATTACATACCTGAGCGACGCTTCAATGCAGAATAAGTTCGGAAGGCTCCAGCAGGATACCGATAAATCAGGGATAAAAGGCACGACGGGTACGGAAGGAAAGAATTCATCCGAAATATCCTCTGAAATATCCTCAATATCCTCTGAGATCTCCTCCGAGCTCTCCTACGACTTTACCCCAAACTTCCAGGTCGAGAGCTACCTGAACTACAAAGGAGATAATTTCACAAAACGTTTTGATGCCAATTCTTACCTGTACATTACAAAAGCTGTGGACTACTTTGACCTTGCAAAGAACGGCTCCCTTATAGAGGGCTTTTCCGGAGTTACTGCAAAATACCTTGTAATTTCCATATCTTCAGACTGGCTCTATCCCCCTTACCAGTCCCAGGAAATCGTATCGGCTCTTACTGCAAACGGAGTCGATGCCAGATATGAAGAAATCAGATCCCAGCACGGGCACGATGCGTTCCTGCTTGAAGAAGGACAGCTGAGCTACCTGCTAAGGAGCTTCCTCTCGCACATCCTTGTCAGCGATGTCATGAACCGGAACTTCTATACGGTATCGAGAGACGAAACCATCGAACACTCCTCAAAGCTCATGGTAAAAGAATGCGTAAGCCACCTGCCGGTCATCTCAGAGGACGGAAAACTCGAAGGCATAGTCACATCCTGGGATATCACAAAAGCAGTGGCATGCAAAATCAACGAGCTGGACGAAATCATAACGCGGGATGTAAAGTACGTATATGAGGATGAAAAGATTGAACACGCATCCTCAATAATGGAAAAACACTCGATTTCCGCACTCCCCGTAATAGATTCCGAGCACCGTATAATAGGCATTGTTACAAGCGAAAGCATAAGTGCTCTTTTTGGCAAGTATGATTGA
- a CDS encoding O-acetylhomoserine aminocarboxypropyltransferase/cysteine synthase family protein yields MGNKNENQTGEKGLKRRALENPGISTLAVHAGAKPDPVTGARSVPIYQTAAYVFDDTEHAADLFGLRKEGNIYTRLMNPTTDVFEKRIAALEGGIGALATSSGMAAITTALLTFTGPGDEIVSGDKIYGGTYELFNYTFPKLGRTVKFVDSSSPEEFKKEITGKTKALYVESIGNPKLDVPDFEKLAEIAHTAEIPLVVDNTVAPVILRPIEHGADIVVHSATKYIGGHGTSIGGVIIDSGNFDWSSEKFPEICDPDPGYHGLKYKEAFGKAAFIAKARVQFMRDIGACLSPFNSFLFTLGLETLPLRVKKHCDNALAVARFLQAHPKVAWVSYPGLESHRSHELAKKYLKSGYGAIIGFGIKGGTEATKKFVESLELFSHLANIGDAKSLVIHPASTTHEQLSAEEQRACGVTEDFIRLSIGIEDEKDLIFDLGQALSEV; encoded by the coding sequence ATGGGTAACAAAAATGAAAACCAAACTGGAGAAAAAGGGTTGAAGAGAAGAGCTCTTGAAAACCCGGGCATTTCAACCCTCGCGGTACATGCCGGAGCAAAACCTGACCCTGTCACGGGAGCAAGATCGGTTCCGATTTATCAGACCGCAGCTTATGTATTCGATGACACGGAACATGCAGCCGATCTTTTCGGGCTCAGGAAAGAAGGCAATATTTATACACGCCTGATGAACCCCACAACCGATGTCTTTGAGAAAAGAATCGCTGCCCTTGAAGGCGGCATAGGAGCCCTTGCGACTTCTTCAGGAATGGCTGCAATCACAACAGCCCTACTTACCTTTACAGGCCCAGGGGACGAAATCGTTTCAGGCGATAAAATCTACGGAGGGACCTATGAACTTTTCAATTACACATTTCCCAAACTTGGAAGGACCGTAAAATTCGTAGACTCGAGCAGCCCCGAAGAATTCAAAAAGGAAATCACAGGGAAAACAAAAGCCCTCTATGTGGAGTCAATCGGAAATCCCAAACTCGATGTTCCCGATTTTGAAAAACTCGCAGAAATAGCCCATACTGCAGAAATTCCCCTTGTCGTGGACAATACGGTAGCCCCCGTGATCCTGAGGCCTATCGAGCATGGGGCAGACATCGTGGTACATTCGGCAACGAAATACATAGGCGGGCACGGGACTTCGATAGGAGGAGTAATCATCGATTCCGGAAACTTTGACTGGAGTTCTGAGAAATTCCCTGAAATCTGCGACCCCGACCCCGGATACCACGGGCTGAAATATAAGGAAGCCTTCGGAAAGGCTGCTTTCATTGCAAAAGCAAGGGTGCAGTTCATGAGGGATATCGGAGCCTGCCTTTCTCCTTTTAACTCATTCCTGTTCACACTGGGACTTGAGACTCTCCCCCTGAGGGTGAAAAAACACTGCGACAATGCTCTTGCAGTTGCCAGGTTCCTCCAGGCCCACCCGAAAGTTGCCTGGGTCTCCTACCCCGGCCTTGAATCCCACAGGAGCCATGAGCTTGCAAAGAAATACCTGAAATCCGGCTACGGGGCAATAATCGGGTTCGGGATCAAAGGCGGGACAGAGGCGACAAAGAAGTTTGTTGAAAGCCTTGAGCTCTTTTCCCACCTTGCAAACATAGGAGATGCAAAAAGCCTCGTAATCCATCCAGCTTCAACAACCCATGAACAGCTTTCAGCAGAAGAGCAGAGAGCATGCGGAGTGACCGAGGACTTTATCAGGCTTTCCATAGGGATCGAGGATGAAAAAGACCTGATTTTCGATCTTGGACAGGCACTTTCTGAGGTATGA
- the nadA gene encoding quinolinate synthase NadA has translation MEDRLIAEEIKKLKEERNAIILAHFYTRGEVREFADFVGDSLSLCREAVNSKADVIVFAGVHFMAESASILSPEKSVLLPVPEAGCPMADMVTVETLRKEKEKHPDAAVVCYVNSSAAVKAESDICCTSSNAVNVVNSVENREIIFVPDKNLGAFVSLHTDKKIHLRPGFCHVHENIGKEDIEELKNLHPEAEFLAHPECRPEVMSFADHILSTSGIVKEAGRSESTEFIIGTEKEIVQSLKRKYPDRKFYPVSKKAVCYNMKKVTLESILNSLQNMEYEVQVPEHVRAKAKKALDRMLSVSGT, from the coding sequence ATGGAAGACCGGTTAATTGCAGAAGAAATAAAAAAGCTCAAAGAAGAAAGAAACGCAATAATCCTTGCTCATTTTTACACCCGCGGGGAAGTACGGGAATTTGCGGATTTTGTTGGGGATTCCCTTTCCCTCTGCAGGGAAGCGGTGAATTCAAAAGCTGATGTCATAGTCTTTGCAGGTGTTCATTTTATGGCAGAGTCGGCATCGATTCTTTCTCCTGAAAAATCGGTTCTGTTGCCGGTTCCGGAGGCGGGCTGCCCGATGGCGGATATGGTTACCGTGGAGACTCTCAGGAAAGAAAAAGAAAAGCACCCGGATGCAGCCGTCGTCTGTTATGTGAACAGTTCAGCCGCCGTAAAAGCGGAGTCGGATATCTGCTGCACCTCTTCAAATGCAGTAAATGTGGTAAATTCAGTTGAGAACAGGGAGATTATTTTTGTCCCGGACAAAAACCTTGGAGCCTTTGTATCCCTTCATACCGACAAAAAAATACACCTCCGGCCCGGGTTTTGCCATGTCCATGAGAACATAGGGAAAGAGGATATCGAAGAATTAAAAAACCTCCATCCTGAAGCGGAATTTCTTGCACACCCCGAATGCAGGCCTGAAGTCATGAGTTTTGCAGACCATATCCTCAGTACCTCCGGAATTGTGAAGGAGGCGGGAAGATCAGAGTCCACAGAGTTTATAATCGGGACTGAAAAGGAAATTGTTCAGAGCCTGAAACGGAAATACCCGGATAGAAAATTCTACCCCGTATCAAAAAAGGCTGTTTGCTACAATATGAAAAAGGTCACTCTTGAGTCCATTCTGAACAGCCTCCAGAATATGGAATATGAAGTCCAGGTCCCGGAACATGTGAGAGCGAAAGCAAAAAAGGCACTTGACCGGATGCTTTCGGTTAGCGGAACTTAA
- the nifU gene encoding Fe-S cluster assembly scaffold protein NifU — translation MDYSAKVLDHFSNPRNMGSIANCDGVGEVGNAKCGDIMKIFLKVEGDRIVDVKFQTFGCGAAIASSSMATELIKGKILKEAWELSNKAVAEALDGLPPIKMHCSMLAEEAIHEAINDYLQKKGLEPWD, via the coding sequence ATGGATTACAGCGCTAAGGTGTTAGACCATTTTTCAAACCCGAGAAACATGGGGAGTATTGCGAACTGCGACGGAGTGGGAGAGGTCGGGAACGCAAAGTGCGGAGATATAATGAAGATCTTTCTCAAGGTCGAAGGGGACAGGATCGTTGACGTGAAGTTCCAGACCTTCGGATGCGGGGCTGCAATTGCATCAAGCAGCATGGCAACCGAACTTATCAAAGGAAAAATCCTGAAAGAAGCCTGGGAACTTTCGAATAAAGCAGTTGCAGAGGCACTTGACGGGCTCCCTCCGATAAAAATGCACTGTTCCATGCTTGCGGAAGAGGCAATCCATGAGGCAATTAACGACTATCTGCAGAAAAAAGGGCTTGAGCCCTGGGACTGA
- the nifS gene encoding cysteine desulfurase NifS — MENRTVYMDNSATTPVRKEVVEEMLPYLTENFGNPSSIYELGKISKHAVENARKRVADAIGAEENEIYFTSGGTESDNWTVKGVAFANKNRGKHIITSSIEHHAVLHACAWLEGQGFEVTYLPVDRYGMVSPEELKNAIRDDTILISIMLANNEIGTIQPVEEIGKISRENSIYFHTDAVQAIGHVPIDVKKMNVDLLSLSGHKFGGPKGCGALYIRKGTKIEAFLHGGAQERKRRAGTENVPSIVGLGKAIGLATGEMEETNKPLLEMRERLIKGLLQIPKTHLNGHPTERLANNVNVTFEYIEGESLLLLLNAKGIFASTGSACNSTSLEPSHVLTACGVPHEIVHGSLRLSLGRMNTLEDVDRVLEVLPEIVQKLRNMSPLTPQEYRAL, encoded by the coding sequence ATTGAAAACAGAACCGTTTACATGGATAACTCTGCTACGACTCCCGTAAGAAAAGAAGTGGTTGAGGAGATGCTCCCCTACCTTACTGAGAACTTCGGAAACCCTTCTTCCATCTATGAACTCGGGAAAATCTCAAAACATGCAGTGGAAAATGCAAGAAAAAGGGTTGCAGATGCCATAGGGGCTGAAGAAAATGAAATCTATTTCACATCCGGAGGCACCGAGTCCGACAACTGGACAGTAAAGGGGGTAGCTTTTGCAAATAAAAACAGAGGAAAACACATAATCACCTCATCAATCGAACACCACGCAGTCCTGCACGCCTGTGCCTGGCTTGAAGGGCAGGGGTTTGAGGTAACATATCTTCCGGTTGACCGGTATGGGATGGTCTCACCGGAGGAACTGAAGAATGCAATCCGGGACGATACGATTCTCATTTCCATAATGCTTGCAAACAATGAAATCGGGACAATTCAGCCTGTCGAAGAAATCGGAAAAATCTCAAGGGAAAACAGTATATATTTCCATACGGACGCTGTGCAGGCAATAGGCCATGTCCCTATAGATGTCAAAAAAATGAATGTTGACCTCCTATCCCTTTCAGGGCACAAATTTGGCGGACCAAAGGGCTGCGGAGCACTTTACATAAGGAAAGGGACAAAAATCGAGGCTTTTCTCCATGGAGGGGCTCAGGAAAGAAAACGCAGGGCAGGCACCGAGAACGTACCCTCCATCGTGGGCCTCGGAAAAGCTATAGGGCTTGCAACAGGCGAAATGGAGGAAACAAATAAACCCCTGCTGGAAATGAGAGAACGCTTGATTAAAGGCCTCCTGCAGATCCCGAAAACCCACCTGAACGGGCACCCAACAGAAAGGCTTGCAAACAACGTAAATGTCACTTTTGAATACATTGAGGGAGAGTCTCTCCTGCTGCTCCTGAACGCAAAGGGAATTTTTGCATCCACGGGAAGCGCGTGTAATTCTACTTCTCTTGAACCTTCGCACGTGCTTACAGCCTGCGGAGTTCCTCATGAAATCGTCCACGGTTCCCTGAGATTGAGCCTCGGAAGGATGAATACCCTGGAAGATGTGGACAGGGTACTTGAGGTTCTCCCCGAGATTGTTCAGAAGCTCAGAAATATGTCGCCATTGACCCCTCAGGAATACAGAGCTCTTTGA
- a CDS encoding transcriptional regulator, which produces MMIMETPCQKIVWDLVPAIRASLAIELVNKGQSQAASAKLLGIAPSAVSQYISGKGGYRIEFQGETKEMIEKLAQDLIDNKVEDFVPRICQICTSARGIGGSCSSTCVSEEPAVEEKKTEE; this is translated from the coding sequence ATGATGATTATGGAAACTCCGTGTCAGAAGATTGTGTGGGATCTGGTCCCCGCAATAAGGGCCAGTCTTGCAATCGAACTTGTAAATAAAGGACAGTCACAGGCAGCTTCCGCAAAGCTGCTGGGGATTGCCCCGTCGGCAGTTTCCCAGTATATTTCGGGAAAAGGGGGATACAGGATTGAGTTCCAGGGTGAGACGAAAGAAATGATCGAAAAACTTGCTCAGGACTTAATTGACAACAAAGTCGAAGACTTTGTTCCGAGGATCTGCCAGATCTGTACAAGTGCAAGAGGGATTGGAGGCAGCTGCAGTAGCACCTGCGTTTCCGAAGAACCGGCAGTTGAAGAGAAGAAAACTGAAGAGTAA
- the cysK gene encoding cysteine synthase A, producing MGQIYSDITWTIGNTPLVRLNHITKGLHTDVLVKVESFNPMGSVKDRIGLAMLEEAEREGKIKEGTTIVEATSGNTGIALAGVCAARGYKLILVMPETMSIERRKLLKALGAELVLTPGPEGMKGAVNKAEQMASADPTLYYMPQQFQNPANPEAHRRTTAEEIWRDTDGKADVLVAGVGTGGTITGIAGVLKKRKTGFRAIAVEPTESPVLSGGSPGPHRIQGIGAGFIPDVLQLGLVDEIIKVSADEAISTGRRLAREEGILAGISSGAATCAALQVASRKEMSGKTIVVILPDTGERYLSTDLFS from the coding sequence ATGGGTCAAATCTATTCAGACATAACATGGACAATCGGAAACACACCGCTTGTCCGTTTAAACCACATCACGAAGGGTCTTCATACGGATGTGCTGGTTAAGGTAGAGTCCTTTAACCCGATGGGGAGTGTAAAGGACAGAATCGGACTGGCAATGCTTGAGGAAGCCGAACGTGAGGGAAAAATCAAAGAAGGCACCACAATTGTTGAAGCCACAAGCGGGAACACCGGAATAGCCCTTGCAGGAGTGTGTGCTGCCCGTGGCTATAAACTCATCCTTGTTATGCCTGAGACGATGAGCATAGAACGAAGAAAGCTGCTGAAAGCTCTGGGCGCAGAACTCGTCCTGACCCCGGGCCCCGAAGGGATGAAAGGGGCAGTCAATAAAGCGGAACAGATGGCTTCAGCAGACCCCACTCTTTACTATATGCCCCAGCAATTTCAGAACCCTGCAAACCCTGAGGCCCACCGCAGGACAACTGCCGAGGAGATCTGGAGAGATACGGATGGGAAAGCGGATGTTCTCGTAGCAGGCGTGGGGACCGGAGGGACAATCACAGGTATTGCCGGAGTCCTCAAGAAAAGGAAAACCGGTTTCAGGGCTATTGCAGTCGAACCTACCGAATCTCCCGTACTCAGCGGCGGAAGCCCGGGCCCACACAGGATCCAGGGAATAGGTGCAGGTTTTATCCCGGATGTCCTTCAGCTTGGTCTTGTTGATGAAATTATCAAAGTATCTGCAGATGAAGCTATTTCCACGGGAAGAAGGCTGGCAAGGGAAGAAGGCATTCTTGCAGGCATATCTTCAGGAGCGGCTACATGCGCAGCCCTGCAGGTAGCATCCAGGAAAGAGATGAGCGGAAAGACAATTGTTGTCATCCTGCCGGATACCGGAGAGCGTTATCTGAGCACCGATCTGTTTAGCTGA
- the cysE gene encoding serine O-acetyltransferase, whose translation MGIREDIKTVFEKDPAARSTLEVLCCYPGLHAIWMHRVAHSLWNKDLLFLARLTSHISRALTGIEIHPGAKLGKRVFIDHGSGVVIGETAEVGDDVLIYMGVVLGGTALEKKKRHPTVENNAVLGSGAIVLGPITIGRGAKVGAGSVVVRSVPPEATVVGVPARIAGTPQPSAPSEQLDHNKLPDPVLTVISQVLDRMSRLEERFQAHEKASTTPVPVSFVSSENPSVKKDEQIYSLLKDVIDPAVGIDIVNLGFVKEVTVNGTNVDVNLVLTTSACPMIEYFRNQVKRKVMGIKGIENVTVNILDEPWKWDGAGRQAFH comes from the coding sequence ATGGGAATCAGGGAAGATATAAAAACAGTTTTCGAAAAAGACCCAGCTGCAAGGTCAACACTCGAGGTGCTCTGCTGCTATCCGGGGCTGCATGCTATCTGGATGCACCGAGTAGCCCACTCGCTCTGGAACAAAGACCTCTTGTTTCTCGCCCGTTTGACATCTCATATCTCAAGGGCGCTCACGGGCATTGAAATCCATCCGGGAGCAAAGCTGGGGAAGCGGGTATTTATTGACCACGGATCAGGAGTGGTAATAGGAGAAACTGCCGAAGTAGGGGATGACGTCCTCATATACATGGGAGTCGTGCTCGGAGGGACTGCCCTTGAGAAGAAAAAGCGACACCCCACTGTTGAAAATAATGCGGTTCTCGGCTCAGGTGCAATCGTACTCGGACCGATTACGATAGGAAGAGGGGCAAAAGTAGGTGCCGGTTCGGTTGTGGTTCGCTCAGTTCCACCCGAAGCCACCGTAGTCGGCGTCCCTGCCAGGATTGCAGGAACGCCACAGCCGTCCGCACCCTCAGAGCAGCTGGACCACAATAAACTGCCTGACCCCGTGCTTACCGTAATAAGTCAGGTGCTTGACCGCATGAGCAGGTTGGAGGAACGGTTTCAGGCTCATGAAAAAGCATCCACCACTCCCGTGCCGGTATCCTTTGTAAGCTCAGAAAACCCCTCCGTCAAAAAAGATGAGCAGATTTATTCCTTGCTAAAAGACGTGATCGATCCTGCAGTTGGAATAGATATCGTCAACCTGGGTTTTGTCAAGGAAGTCACTGTGAACGGGACAAATGTAGATGTAAACCTTGTATTGACAACGAGTGCCTGTCCCATGATCGAATATTTTAGAAATCAGGTAAAGAGAAAGGTCATGGGCATTAAAGGGATAGAAAACGTTACTGTCAATATCCTTGACGAGCCCTGGAAATGGGATGGGGCCGGCAGGCAGGCATTCCATTAA